In one window of bacterium DNA:
- a CDS encoding DNA-directed RNA polymerase subunit alpha C-terminal domain-containing protein translates to MVMSNKSQASTFDVISSELSVRAMHVLEKCAIKDGEAFLRLTREDMSRTWGCGKGTIAEIEKKQSKLRMQGARKIVQLPRIEDCSESIQSDVFRAIQGELSVRAANAIQSLGISDLKSFMRLNLDQLLDCRNCGRKSACEILKIQGSVAEMIQRFAVKSGDPNIKEFSIDVANPVPWLTNWILGLARSKREANAFMFRKGMLGFAPMTLDSVAQQVGDVTRERVRQMENSIEKRAAARYQQLRLRPLMEEIAVVVELKGGIATSRELVKDVLCKGTDSSQFRFATELIAYFATLQVWKDTGLVLQNGNNVTKGDALPLIENLASIICEVALSEADERRSDDLWSIERERLKGVLQKKAHILNWIPDTSVLSDAIFESVLERCKNRIKTRTKRIYSAGMWQLRFGNIVHMIDTILRDAKKPTHYSVIAEEAAKWRPGFSVRNTYATLSRCETAMLWDVGTYVHRDYVVLPLSLIHDVERWLLNALSEDVPYVSIYGAFVHFHSRCEQALLPSETALYSCLRQSNHRNLVYPRPPSVYLYKNFSERVPVSLALTNFLRDAGGPVTQQELEDFALRRMFLKDHQFALLCQQFTDVMRTSDWGYLHLDNYEYDCESLSPVIEYAQQVLSGEGHCSIEKIYRDKCVTCLTVGIDGPVMLYSAFQCFANDVFTLPCYPQVAKRHAGEDERQRSITTHVVNFVLEAHRPCTYEYLDEHFVQELGYQEQHVYAIYREPDLCMYHSGCVVHFQTLAWNVEKQRALENVAADAYSCSMQSGGVYSRVSHLVESPGLPELPDGLHWSNTMVADMLRKGGQYVVLGNAREAFLPRNNKFHIQSLESLIGNILERDWGGAAKFTEFEDALVKAGIIIKSLTSAMLGSGEIVVIKNAEIMLKELFDAQRT, encoded by the coding sequence ATGGTTATGTCAAATAAAAGCCAAGCATCAACCTTTGATGTTATCTCTTCAGAATTATCTGTTAGGGCAATGCATGTCCTTGAGAAATGCGCTATTAAGGACGGGGAAGCCTTTTTGCGGCTTACCAGAGAAGATATGTCGAGAACTTGGGGCTGTGGCAAAGGAACAATTGCCGAGATTGAAAAAAAACAGTCGAAACTTCGCATGCAAGGCGCGCGCAAAATAGTTCAATTGCCACGTATCGAAGATTGTTCCGAATCCATCCAGAGCGATGTGTTTCGTGCTATCCAGGGTGAACTCAGTGTCCGAGCCGCAAATGCGATACAATCATTAGGTATTAGCGACTTGAAGTCATTCATGAGGCTTAATTTGGATCAACTTTTAGATTGCCGTAATTGTGGGCGCAAATCAGCCTGCGAAATTTTAAAAATTCAAGGTAGTGTTGCCGAAATGATTCAGCGCTTCGCTGTGAAGTCAGGGGATCCCAACATAAAGGAATTCTCGATTGACGTTGCCAATCCCGTGCCGTGGTTGACTAACTGGATTCTTGGCCTTGCTAGGTCGAAACGAGAAGCGAATGCTTTCATGTTTCGGAAAGGTATGCTTGGGTTCGCCCCTATGACGCTTGATTCCGTTGCGCAGCAAGTTGGCGATGTTACGCGCGAGCGGGTTCGTCAAATGGAGAATTCCATCGAAAAGAGAGCCGCCGCCCGGTATCAACAACTTAGGTTGCGTCCACTGATGGAAGAGATAGCGGTCGTCGTTGAACTAAAAGGTGGGATAGCAACTTCTAGAGAATTGGTTAAAGATGTTTTATGTAAAGGAACCGATAGTTCTCAATTTAGATTCGCAACAGAACTTATCGCTTATTTTGCGACGCTTCAAGTATGGAAGGACACTGGCCTAGTACTTCAAAATGGCAATAATGTCACGAAAGGGGATGCGTTGCCTCTGATCGAAAATTTGGCGTCTATTATTTGTGAGGTCGCATTAAGCGAGGCAGACGAACGAAGGTCTGATGATCTTTGGAGCATAGAGCGTGAAAGACTAAAAGGCGTTCTGCAAAAAAAAGCTCATATTCTCAACTGGATACCTGACACCTCCGTTTTGTCAGATGCAATATTTGAATCCGTGCTCGAACGGTGCAAGAATCGAATCAAAACGCGGACGAAACGGATATATTCTGCGGGTATGTGGCAACTTAGATTTGGCAACATAGTCCATATGATCGATACAATATTGCGCGATGCGAAAAAGCCTACGCACTATTCCGTAATTGCGGAAGAAGCTGCGAAATGGCGTCCCGGCTTTTCTGTCCGAAATACTTATGCGACTTTGTCCCGCTGCGAAACTGCGATGCTTTGGGATGTAGGGACGTATGTCCATCGAGACTATGTCGTTTTACCGCTCAGTCTTATTCACGATGTTGAACGCTGGCTACTTAATGCTCTGAGTGAAGATGTTCCTTACGTTTCAATATATGGCGCATTTGTTCATTTTCATTCTCGGTGCGAACAGGCGTTACTTCCTTCAGAGACCGCGCTCTACTCATGCCTAAGACAAAGCAATCACAGGAATCTTGTCTATCCGCGGCCACCCAGTGTCTATCTTTACAAAAACTTTAGTGAGAGAGTACCTGTTTCGCTTGCCCTTACCAACTTCTTGCGTGATGCTGGTGGCCCCGTAACCCAGCAGGAATTGGAGGACTTTGCGTTAAGAAGAATGTTTTTGAAGGATCATCAGTTCGCCCTTCTATGCCAGCAGTTCACTGATGTAATGCGCACCTCTGATTGGGGCTATCTGCATCTTGATAATTATGAGTATGACTGCGAATCGCTCAGCCCTGTCATAGAGTATGCACAGCAAGTTCTTTCAGGAGAGGGCCACTGTTCGATTGAAAAAATCTATCGAGATAAATGTGTGACATGCTTGACAGTAGGTATTGATGGACCAGTCATGTTGTATTCAGCGTTTCAATGCTTCGCAAATGATGTATTTACCCTCCCATGCTACCCGCAAGTAGCAAAGCGCCATGCAGGCGAAGATGAGCGTCAGCGCTCAATTACAACACATGTGGTAAATTTTGTCCTCGAAGCTCATCGCCCATGTACCTATGAGTACCTTGATGAACATTTCGTTCAGGAGCTTGGCTATCAAGAGCAGCATGTTTACGCGATTTACCGAGAGCCGGATTTGTGCATGTATCATTCTGGATGTGTAGTTCACTTTCAAACCTTGGCTTGGAATGTCGAAAAACAACGTGCGCTAGAAAATGTTGCTGCTGATGCATATTCCTGCTCCATGCAATCTGGGGGTGTCTATTCTCGAGTCTCGCATTTAGTGGAGTCGCCAGGTCTCCCGGAACTTCCCGATGGTCTTCATTGGTCTAACACGATGGTTGCGGATATGTTGAGAAAGGGGGGGCAGTACGTGGTTCTCGGCAACGCGCGGGAGGCATTTCTTCCGAGGAACAATAAATTTCACATACAAAGTCTGGAATCGCTTATTGGAAATATATTGGAACGTGATTGGGGGGGGGCGGCAAAATTCACAGAATTCGAAGATGCGCTTGTGAAAGCTGGAATAATTATAAAAAGCCTCACGTCCGCCATGCTGGGTTCAGGGGAAATCGTTGTCATAAAGAACGCTGAAATAATGCTGAAGGAACTATTTGATGCTCAAAGAACTTGA
- a CDS encoding DEAD/DEAH box helicase family protein gives MLKELDLKPVYDSADCDLVRDLIVPLLTNSRDYWRGVGFFTSGWLRSACAGIVPLVNGGGRARIVTSPLMQKRDWEALQAGDIAKRDTVLHEILREHVVDLEKALSQDTLNALAWMIADGVLELRFAIPRKFDMGGDYHDKVGVFIDKFEDMVAIHGSFNDSAKGSLNGEAFSVFKSWEEGQRPYVEQHRARLTKLWQSGNAQFQVLLLPEAIRHEIIKLQTAERPYRVPAQINHVSLPEDAVHELGVKLWPYQRDAIDAWIDNDFRGIFEMATGTGKTFTALAAAADRRIAMKQVAIIILVPYLHLLEQWRQHSETFGFFPIMCSGNHDHWPSSVRSKIQDYKLGMLPSICLLAVHETASTKKFATAVQSLPLESTLLIVDEVHRLGSPHLRNALITGAGMRLGLSATPRRWYDDEGSQMLSDYFSGVCFEFSLSEAIGKFLTPYRYMPILTELTADERDEYEELSRTIAVLASRNFDNDSEAEERMKRLLLRRAQVVSVAENKLPLLLTALRRQIAGCMDAGTELRNVLIYCAPGSHKAVLSAVSGLGLRCHEFVHAVSMKHRETLIEQFAKGDVQVLVAIHCLDEGVDIPSTQTAYFLASTTNPREFIQRRGRILRKCEGKSSADVYDFIVVPNAEFAYLRRESDLGLLRREMPRFAEFASNASNEFEARAVIRNIVDSFQVLHLLDAKPWDIYRQVMESVEIKDRS, from the coding sequence ATGCTCAAAGAACTTGATCTTAAACCCGTCTATGACAGTGCTGACTGTGATCTGGTGCGTGATCTCATTGTTCCGCTGCTTACTAATTCTAGGGATTATTGGCGCGGTGTTGGTTTCTTTACGTCAGGTTGGCTCCGTAGTGCATGCGCGGGGATTGTCCCCCTCGTAAATGGCGGCGGGAGAGCTCGTATTGTTACTTCGCCACTGATGCAGAAACGTGACTGGGAAGCACTTCAGGCTGGGGATATCGCAAAGCGCGATACTGTCCTCCACGAGATTCTTAGAGAGCACGTTGTGGACTTAGAAAAGGCTCTTTCTCAAGATACTTTAAATGCTTTGGCGTGGATGATTGCTGATGGTGTCCTTGAGCTTAGGTTTGCAATTCCTAGAAAATTCGATATGGGGGGCGACTATCACGATAAAGTTGGTGTTTTTATTGATAAGTTTGAAGATATGGTTGCGATACACGGCTCTTTTAACGACTCCGCTAAGGGCTCATTGAATGGAGAGGCCTTCTCTGTTTTCAAGTCATGGGAGGAAGGTCAACGCCCATATGTTGAACAGCATCGTGCACGATTAACCAAACTTTGGCAAAGTGGAAATGCTCAGTTCCAGGTTCTTCTTCTGCCTGAAGCAATTAGGCACGAAATAATTAAGCTACAGACTGCAGAACGACCCTACAGAGTGCCCGCACAAATAAATCATGTCAGTCTACCTGAGGATGCCGTTCACGAGTTGGGTGTCAAATTATGGCCTTATCAAAGAGATGCTATCGATGCTTGGATTGATAATGATTTCCGTGGTATTTTTGAAATGGCAACGGGAACAGGCAAAACATTTACAGCTCTTGCAGCGGCTGCCGATCGAAGAATTGCTATGAAGCAGGTAGCCATTATCATTCTTGTGCCTTATCTTCATCTTCTTGAGCAGTGGCGGCAACATAGTGAGACCTTCGGTTTTTTTCCAATTATGTGTAGCGGGAATCATGATCATTGGCCCTCCTCGGTTCGATCCAAAATCCAGGATTACAAACTTGGAATGTTGCCTTCCATTTGTCTTCTTGCCGTACACGAGACAGCTTCTACGAAAAAATTCGCAACAGCAGTCCAAAGTCTCCCCTTAGAGAGTACGTTATTGATTGTTGATGAAGTCCACCGTCTAGGGTCACCGCACCTGCGTAATGCTTTAATAACAGGCGCTGGAATGCGGTTGGGCTTGTCGGCAACCCCTCGGCGTTGGTATGACGACGAAGGTAGTCAGATGCTTTCGGATTATTTCTCTGGCGTTTGTTTCGAGTTTTCCCTGAGTGAAGCTATTGGAAAATTCTTAACACCGTATCGGTACATGCCCATTTTGACTGAATTGACCGCAGATGAACGGGATGAATATGAAGAATTATCCCGCACTATTGCTGTTCTTGCGAGTCGTAATTTTGATAATGATAGTGAGGCTGAAGAGCGGATGAAGCGCCTGCTTCTTCGTAGGGCTCAGGTTGTGTCCGTTGCTGAGAATAAACTTCCCCTTCTTCTTACAGCATTACGGCGTCAAATTGCTGGTTGCATGGACGCTGGCACAGAGTTGCGGAATGTGCTTATCTACTGCGCGCCTGGCTCTCATAAGGCTGTTCTTAGTGCGGTTTCAGGGTTGGGTTTGCGTTGCCATGAGTTTGTTCATGCTGTATCGATGAAGCATAGAGAGACATTAATAGAACAATTTGCAAAGGGCGACGTCCAGGTGCTTGTGGCTATCCATTGTCTTGACGAAGGGGTGGATATTCCGTCTACTCAAACAGCATATTTTCTTGCCAGTACGACGAATCCTCGGGAATTTATTCAGCGCCGGGGGCGGATCCTGAGAAAATGTGAGGGGAAAAGCAGCGCCGATGTTTATGATTTTATTGTTGTACCTAATGCTGAGTTTGCCTACCTTCGTCGCGAATCAGATCTTGGATTACTTCGTCGCGAAATGCCTCGTTTTGCGGAGTTTGCATCCAATGCCTCAAATGAGTTTGAAGCTCGGGCTGTCATAAGAAATATCGTAGATTCCTTTCAGGTGTTGCATCTTCTTGATGCCAAGCCTTGGGATATATACCGCCAGGTGATGGAGTCAGTTGAAATTAAGGATAGGAGTTAG